From the genome of Terriglobia bacterium, one region includes:
- a CDS encoding isocitrate/isopropylmalate family dehydrogenase: MAKYTVVTMPGDGIGNQVLPEAIRVLNAVGFDAEYVHADIGWEAWCNEGNALPERTVELLRKHKLGLFGAITSKPKKAAEAELKPELQGKGFSYFSPIVSMRQIFNLDICMRPCIGFPGNPLNFIRKRGDGGFEEPQVNVVVFRQNTEGLYAGVEWTNPPANVRTALATHSKFKPFADVPGEDLAVSVRVITRKNARRICVAAFEYAKKFGYKSVTICEKPNVLRETSGMMEEVAKEVSKQYPGVALWSTNIDAQTMWLTKNPEEYGVIVASNLFGDVISDAFAGLIGGLGFAASGNIGEEVAVFEPTHGSAPKYAELHPPIVNPIAMILSAAMMLDHVGETEKANRIRKAIADVVAEGKIRTYDMMRLSGGGKSIAQGAASTNQMTDAILAKVEAGVGVGA, from the coding sequence ATGGCGAAATACACGGTTGTGACGATGCCGGGCGATGGGATTGGGAACCAGGTCCTGCCGGAGGCGATCCGGGTACTGAATGCGGTTGGATTCGACGCCGAATACGTGCATGCGGACATTGGCTGGGAGGCGTGGTGCAACGAGGGCAACGCGCTGCCGGAGCGCACGGTGGAGTTGCTGCGGAAGCATAAGCTTGGGCTTTTTGGCGCGATTACGTCGAAGCCGAAGAAGGCTGCTGAGGCGGAGTTGAAGCCGGAGTTGCAGGGCAAGGGGTTCTCGTATTTCAGTCCGATCGTTTCGATGCGGCAGATTTTCAATCTCGATATCTGCATGCGGCCGTGCATCGGGTTCCCGGGCAATCCGCTGAACTTCATTCGCAAACGCGGGGATGGCGGGTTCGAGGAACCGCAGGTGAACGTCGTCGTGTTCCGGCAGAACACCGAGGGTCTGTACGCGGGCGTGGAGTGGACAAATCCTCCGGCGAACGTGCGAACGGCGCTGGCGACACACTCGAAGTTCAAGCCGTTTGCGGATGTGCCGGGCGAGGACCTTGCAGTGAGCGTTCGGGTTATCACGCGGAAGAATGCGCGGCGGATCTGCGTGGCGGCGTTCGAATACGCGAAGAAGTTCGGCTACAAGTCGGTGACCATTTGCGAGAAGCCGAATGTGCTGCGCGAGACCTCGGGGATGATGGAAGAGGTCGCGAAGGAAGTCAGCAAGCAGTATCCCGGCGTGGCGCTGTGGTCGACGAATATCGACGCCCAAACGATGTGGCTGACGAAGAATCCGGAAGAGTATGGCGTGATCGTTGCGTCCAATTTGTTCGGCGACGTGATCTCGGACGCCTTTGCGGGATTGATTGGCGGACTGGGCTTTGCGGCGAGCGGCAATATCGGCGAGGAAGTTGCGGTATTTGAGCCGACGCATGGGTCGGCTCCGAAGTACGCCGAACTTCATCCGCCAATCGTGAACCCGATCGCAATGATTCTTTCGGCGGCGATGATGCTGGACCACGTGGGCGAGACCGAGAAGGCGAATCGCATTCGGAAGGCAATCGCGGATGTCGTCGCCGAAGGCAAGATTCGGACGTACGACATGATGCGGCTCTCCGGTGGCGGAAAGTCGATTGCGCAGGGAGCGGCATCGACGAACCAGATGACGGATGCGATCCTGGCGAAGGTTGAGGCGGGCGTCGGAGTTGGTGCGTAG
- the lysF gene encoding homoaconitase, with amino-acid sequence MAQTIVEKLAQAHMAEGPKRALRAGDFLSIRPKHVMTHDNTAAVLKKFKAIGVKKVLDARQPVFALDHDIQNTSEQNLKQYASIEAFAKEQGIDFYPAGTGIGHQLMMEKGYVLPGSFVVASDSHSNMYGALGAIGTPVVRTDAAAIWATGEFWWQIPRTVQVKLTGSLRKGVSGKDVIITLCGLYNQEEVLNAAAEFAGEGVAALSMEERMSIANMSTEWGALVGWFPPDAKTFAYLRERRAVGATAERISEDELRNLEANPPMPDPEAEYAAKIILDLSTVTPHVSGPDTVQTMASVAEIAPKKVAIQRAYLVSCVNSRLEDLAAAAEVLKGRKVAPTVSFYVAAASKDVQSRAEAKGYWKTLMEAGAIALPPSCGMCIGLGTGLLEAGEVGISATNRNFKGRMGSRDAKCYLGSPAVVAASAVAGYITGPVEFAQEIPKREFVELTPKAATAEKVEILPGFPAVVKGRLIFVPQDNLNTDGIYGKDYTYREDMTRELMAKVVFENYDPQFASRTQAGDVIVGGFNFGTGSSREQAVTALQAKGLPLVIAGSFSQTYLRNAFNNGFLCIESPEYVKWLKQVFAPRVAAKEKTIIPGIEVAIDFTTGTITCMDEKFQFPAMGAVPQSLVVAGGVEKLVARRLGLVPEVIAK; translated from the coding sequence ATGGCACAGACGATTGTGGAGAAGCTGGCGCAGGCGCATATGGCGGAAGGGCCGAAGCGGGCATTGCGCGCGGGAGATTTTCTGTCGATCCGGCCGAAGCACGTGATGACGCACGACAACACGGCGGCAGTGCTGAAGAAGTTTAAGGCGATTGGCGTGAAGAAGGTCCTGGATGCGCGGCAGCCAGTATTTGCGCTTGACCACGACATCCAGAACACGAGCGAGCAGAACCTGAAGCAGTATGCGTCCATTGAGGCATTCGCCAAGGAGCAGGGGATCGATTTCTATCCGGCGGGCACAGGCATCGGTCACCAGTTGATGATGGAAAAGGGATACGTGCTGCCGGGGAGCTTTGTTGTCGCGAGCGATTCGCATTCCAACATGTATGGCGCGCTGGGGGCGATTGGAACTCCGGTGGTACGAACGGACGCGGCGGCGATCTGGGCGACCGGTGAGTTCTGGTGGCAGATTCCGCGCACGGTGCAGGTAAAGCTAACGGGCAGTCTGCGCAAAGGCGTGAGTGGCAAGGACGTGATCATCACCTTGTGCGGGCTCTACAACCAGGAAGAGGTGCTTAACGCGGCGGCGGAGTTCGCGGGCGAGGGCGTGGCGGCGCTCTCGATGGAAGAGCGGATGTCGATCGCCAATATGTCCACCGAATGGGGCGCTCTGGTTGGGTGGTTCCCCCCGGATGCGAAGACCTTCGCATACTTGCGCGAGCGCCGGGCGGTCGGAGCGACGGCGGAGCGGATATCGGAAGATGAGTTGCGCAACCTGGAAGCGAATCCACCGATGCCAGATCCGGAAGCGGAGTATGCGGCGAAGATCATCCTCGATCTGAGCACGGTGACGCCGCATGTGAGCGGGCCGGATACGGTGCAGACGATGGCGTCGGTGGCAGAGATCGCGCCGAAGAAGGTTGCGATCCAGAGGGCGTACCTGGTGAGCTGCGTGAATTCACGGCTGGAGGATTTGGCTGCCGCGGCCGAGGTGCTCAAGGGAAGGAAAGTCGCACCGACCGTGAGCTTCTATGTGGCAGCGGCCTCGAAGGATGTTCAATCGCGTGCCGAGGCGAAGGGTTATTGGAAGACGCTGATGGAAGCAGGCGCGATTGCGCTTCCGCCGAGTTGCGGTATGTGCATCGGACTCGGGACGGGATTGCTCGAGGCGGGCGAGGTCGGGATTTCGGCGACGAACCGTAATTTCAAGGGCCGGATGGGCTCGCGCGATGCGAAATGCTATCTCGGGTCGCCGGCCGTGGTCGCAGCGAGTGCTGTAGCTGGGTACATAACGGGGCCGGTGGAGTTTGCACAGGAGATTCCGAAACGGGAGTTCGTGGAGCTAACCCCGAAAGCTGCTACGGCGGAGAAGGTCGAGATTCTTCCGGGTTTCCCGGCGGTGGTGAAGGGCCGGCTAATTTTCGTGCCGCAGGACAATCTGAACACCGACGGGATCTACGGCAAGGACTACACCTATCGCGAGGACATGACGCGCGAGCTGATGGCGAAGGTGGTGTTTGAGAACTACGATCCGCAATTTGCGTCGCGCACGCAGGCGGGCGATGTGATCGTAGGCGGATTCAACTTTGGTACGGGGTCGAGCCGCGAGCAGGCGGTGACGGCGCTGCAGGCGAAGGGGTTGCCGCTGGTGATCGCGGGGAGTTTCTCGCAGACGTATCTGCGGAATGCATTTAACAACGGTTTCCTGTGCATTGAGTCGCCGGAGTACGTGAAGTGGTTGAAGCAGGTCTTCGCGCCGAGGGTTGCGGCGAAAGAGAAGACGATTATTCCAGGGATTGAAGTCGCGATTGATTTCACTACCGGAACGATAACGTGCATGGATGAGAAGTTCCAGTTTCCAGCGATGGGAGCAGTGCCGCAATCGCTGGTCGTCGCGGGCGGAGTGGAGAAACTCGTCGCGAGGAGGCTGGGCTTAGTGCCGGAAGTGATTGCGAAGTAG
- a CDS encoding MmgE/PrpD family protein: protein MAEKQETITAVMARWAAGVRFEDLSQDAVYQAKRFLLDSIGCALGGYQQHDVKIALEVLEEVAKSGPATVIGSGAKMDVVHAALANALMIRCMDYNDIYWKQDPSHPSDIFPAALACAERAKSDGRELIVGLVLGHEFEQRMCEVAFPGVRERGWHHATLTAFVSPIVAGRMLGLTWEKIQHAIGISASARCTLGAVTAGKLTMMKNTVDPMATESGVLAALLAEKGYTGPEHVIDGKEGLVHVFGPEWKLNILTDGLGESWRITQCGMKFFPTEALTHTPISCVLDLVKSNDLRPEMVKEVHIRTTARGADILSDPSKYDPRTKETADHSLPYCIAAAVAERQVTPLQFTMGKIMDPTIRAQLQKVKVVADPEIEKVFPALQRVGVKISTTDGRVFEKTMDFPKGDPRNPLSDREIEEKFHALAEPIMGAEKRKKLSGAIWGLEKQKSVSELMELMSVGLAVHA from the coding sequence ATGGCGGAGAAACAGGAAACGATTACGGCGGTGATGGCGCGGTGGGCGGCGGGCGTGCGGTTCGAGGATTTGTCGCAAGACGCGGTGTACCAGGCGAAACGGTTTCTGCTGGATTCGATTGGGTGCGCGCTGGGCGGGTATCAGCAGCACGACGTGAAGATCGCGCTGGAAGTGCTGGAGGAAGTCGCGAAGAGCGGCCCGGCGACGGTGATCGGGTCGGGAGCGAAGATGGACGTGGTTCATGCGGCGCTGGCGAACGCGCTGATGATTCGCTGCATGGACTACAACGATATTTATTGGAAACAGGATCCGTCGCATCCCTCGGATATTTTTCCGGCGGCGCTGGCGTGCGCCGAGCGCGCGAAGAGCGATGGGCGCGAACTGATCGTCGGCCTGGTTCTAGGACACGAGTTCGAGCAGCGCATGTGCGAGGTGGCGTTCCCGGGGGTTCGGGAACGAGGTTGGCATCATGCAACGCTGACGGCGTTCGTCTCGCCAATCGTTGCGGGGCGGATGCTCGGGCTGACATGGGAAAAGATTCAGCACGCGATAGGGATTTCAGCGTCGGCACGGTGCACGCTGGGCGCGGTGACGGCGGGCAAACTGACGATGATGAAGAACACGGTCGATCCGATGGCAACCGAGAGCGGTGTGCTGGCGGCGCTGCTGGCGGAAAAGGGATATACGGGGCCGGAACACGTGATCGACGGCAAAGAGGGCCTGGTGCACGTGTTTGGGCCGGAATGGAAGCTGAACATCTTGACCGATGGGCTCGGCGAATCGTGGCGAATCACGCAGTGCGGGATGAAGTTCTTCCCGACGGAGGCGCTGACGCATACGCCGATTTCATGCGTGCTGGACCTGGTGAAGTCGAATGACCTGCGGCCGGAGATGGTGAAGGAAGTTCATATCAGGACGACGGCGCGTGGCGCGGACATCCTGAGCGACCCGAGCAAGTACGATCCGCGCACGAAAGAGACGGCGGATCATTCGCTGCCCTATTGCATTGCGGCGGCGGTGGCGGAGCGGCAGGTGACGCCGCTCCAGTTCACTATGGGAAAGATCATGGACCCGACGATTCGTGCGCAACTGCAGAAAGTGAAAGTCGTCGCGGATCCGGAGATCGAGAAGGTGTTTCCGGCGCTGCAACGGGTCGGCGTGAAGATCTCGACGACTGACGGGCGAGTGTTCGAGAAGACTATGGATTTCCCGAAGGGAGACCCGCGGAATCCGCTGAGCGATCGGGAGATCGAGGAGAAGTTCCATGCGTTGGCGGAGCCGATCATGGGGGCCGAAAAGCGGAAGAAGTTGAGTGGGGCGATCTGGGGCCTGGAGAAACAGAAGAGTGTGTCGGAGTTGATGGAGTTGATGTCGGTCGGGTTGGCGGTGCACGCGTAA
- a CDS encoding HD domain-containing protein, with protein MSHDVEDNLIREDVLRLWPELAWIQDAELREKTTRCWERAFELSPLKPDDLNEIPFTLLIPNCPTTFMEHKRCVVHIARGAAESMREFMGNALKIDFDTVIAGAILADVGKLLEYENRDGKTVQSERGELLRHPFTGVALAMECGLPDAVCHIIAAHAAEGDLVKRTTEAYIVHHADFMAYLPFKNVKFPEKSKVVAQKS; from the coding sequence ATGAGTCATGACGTGGAGGACAACTTGATCCGCGAAGACGTTTTACGTCTATGGCCGGAGCTTGCCTGGATTCAGGATGCGGAGCTTCGGGAGAAGACGACGCGCTGTTGGGAGCGCGCCTTCGAGTTAAGTCCACTCAAGCCAGACGACCTGAACGAAATTCCTTTCACGCTGCTGATTCCGAATTGCCCTACGACTTTCATGGAGCACAAGCGGTGCGTGGTGCATATTGCGCGGGGCGCGGCGGAGTCGATGCGGGAGTTCATGGGCAATGCGCTGAAGATCGATTTCGACACCGTGATTGCGGGAGCCATCCTCGCTGACGTTGGTAAGTTGCTGGAGTACGAGAACCGGGATGGCAAGACGGTGCAGAGCGAACGCGGCGAGTTGCTGCGGCATCCGTTCACGGGAGTAGCCCTTGCCATGGAATGCGGGTTGCCGGATGCGGTGTGCCACATCATCGCGGCCCATGCGGCGGAGGGCGACCTGGTCAAGCGCACGACGGAAGCATATATCGTGCACCACGCGGATTTCATGGCCTATCTGCCGTTCAAGAATGTGAAGTTCCCAGAAAAGTCGAAAGTCGTAGCCCAAAAGTCGTGA
- a CDS encoding AMP-binding protein: MERKSLVAVVEGLSSWGEGPAYAHRRGYRTERWSYGEVLRTARQFARELEARGVAKGDRVVLWGDNSAEWATGFFGCVLRGAVSVPMDRVASDDFAMRVAEQVDAKLMVVAREIAGLCGTRDVLVMEDLRERVAKHDSGPYASPEIGREDMLEIVFTSGTTSEPKGVVISHGNVLANLEPIEREIAKYRKYEKWFHPLAFLNLLPLSHVFGQFLGLFIPQALGATVVFHNSLSPGEIMEVIKHEKVSALIAVPRMLASLRQKLERDLEAEGKLERFLRRFAEAEGKKFLKRMWRFRDVHRKLGWKFWAFISGGAALDADTEKFWNRLGYAVVQGYGLTETTSLISLNHPFKVGQRSIGKVLPGREMKLDENGEILVRGANLAAGYWTAKSPTLSPKDGDKGRATESGAQFEPVGGEEGWFHTGDLGELDAEGNLYFKGRRKNVIVTPAGMKVYPEDLEGALRAQPEVRDCVVVALPVEGNAEPCAVLLMQDGSDGKQAVAAANARLAEFQQIRRWLVWPDEDFPRTSTQKPKIGEIEAYARAKFGAGPTGETPQSALAELIGRVTRKPVEALAPDAKLESDLNLSSIDRVELMSAIEDRYQVSLNEQTFSNATTVAQVEKMLRESPQERPRYEFPTWALAAPLRWLRALVYQGVTWPATLLMTWPRVIARDKLKGVEGPLLIISNHVAYLDIGFLLWALPWRYRTRLAVAMLGELLVAMRHPPKEMNWFQRIREKLDYGLVVTLFNVFPIFQKYGFRESFAFAGEAVDRGYSVVVFPEGRRTDTGEMQPFQSGVGLLAQKLDLPVLPMRIDGLYELRLKKQRFSRKGTITVRIGEPVKYPANAAAESIARDLERRVRNL; this comes from the coding sequence ATGGAACGTAAGTCGCTGGTCGCGGTGGTGGAAGGGCTGTCTTCGTGGGGTGAGGGGCCAGCGTATGCGCATCGGCGGGGCTATCGCACGGAGCGGTGGAGCTATGGCGAGGTGTTGCGCACGGCGCGGCAGTTCGCTCGCGAATTGGAGGCGCGCGGAGTCGCCAAGGGCGATCGCGTGGTGCTGTGGGGGGACAACTCGGCGGAGTGGGCGACGGGTTTTTTTGGCTGCGTGCTGCGTGGCGCGGTATCGGTTCCAATGGATCGAGTGGCGAGTGACGACTTCGCGATGCGGGTGGCGGAGCAAGTCGATGCCAAACTGATGGTGGTTGCGAGGGAGATCGCCGGGTTGTGCGGCACCCGCGATGTGCTCGTCATGGAAGATTTGCGCGAGCGGGTGGCGAAGCACGATTCCGGACCGTATGCGAGTCCGGAGATCGGGCGCGAGGACATGCTGGAGATCGTCTTTACTTCGGGGACAACTTCGGAGCCGAAGGGCGTCGTGATCTCACATGGGAACGTGCTGGCGAACCTGGAGCCGATCGAGCGCGAAATCGCGAAGTATCGGAAGTACGAAAAGTGGTTTCATCCGCTGGCATTCCTGAATCTGCTTCCGCTGAGCCATGTGTTCGGACAGTTTCTTGGGCTGTTCATCCCGCAGGCGCTCGGGGCGACGGTCGTCTTCCACAACTCGCTGAGCCCGGGCGAGATCATGGAGGTGATCAAGCACGAGAAGGTTTCGGCTCTGATTGCGGTGCCGCGCATGTTGGCGTCATTGCGCCAGAAACTCGAACGCGATCTCGAGGCGGAAGGGAAACTGGAAAGGTTTCTGCGGCGGTTTGCAGAAGCTGAGGGAAAGAAGTTCTTGAAGCGCATGTGGCGCTTCCGCGATGTGCACCGAAAACTTGGGTGGAAGTTCTGGGCGTTCATCTCGGGCGGTGCTGCGCTGGATGCTGATACGGAGAAGTTCTGGAACCGGCTCGGGTATGCCGTCGTGCAGGGATATGGTCTGACCGAAACGACTTCGCTGATCAGTCTGAATCATCCGTTCAAAGTCGGGCAGCGATCGATTGGGAAGGTGCTGCCGGGACGGGAGATGAAGCTCGACGAGAACGGCGAGATCCTGGTGCGCGGAGCGAATTTGGCGGCGGGGTATTGGACAGCGAAAAGCCCCACCTTGTCGCCTAAAGACGGCGACAAGGGTAGGGCAACCGAGAGCGGGGCACAGTTTGAGCCGGTGGGCGGGGAAGAGGGATGGTTCCACACCGGCGATCTCGGAGAACTGGATGCCGAGGGGAACCTTTATTTCAAGGGCCGGCGAAAGAACGTGATCGTTACGCCGGCGGGGATGAAGGTTTATCCGGAGGATTTGGAAGGGGCGCTGCGGGCGCAGCCGGAGGTTCGCGATTGCGTTGTTGTCGCTCTGCCGGTAGAGGGAAATGCGGAGCCTTGCGCGGTGCTGCTGATGCAGGATGGGAGTGACGGCAAGCAGGCGGTAGCGGCGGCGAATGCGCGGCTCGCGGAGTTTCAGCAGATTCGGCGATGGCTGGTGTGGCCGGATGAGGATTTCCCAAGAACGTCGACACAGAAGCCGAAGATCGGTGAGATCGAGGCGTATGCAAGGGCGAAGTTTGGGGCGGGGCCGACGGGTGAGACTCCACAGAGCGCGCTGGCGGAACTGATTGGGCGGGTCACACGGAAGCCGGTGGAGGCGCTGGCTCCGGACGCGAAGTTGGAGAGCGATTTGAATTTGAGCTCGATCGATCGCGTGGAGTTGATGTCGGCGATTGAGGACCGGTACCAGGTCTCGCTGAACGAGCAGACGTTTTCGAACGCGACCACGGTGGCGCAGGTCGAGAAGATGCTGCGCGAGTCGCCGCAGGAGCGGCCTCGCTACGAGTTTCCGACGTGGGCGCTGGCGGCGCCGCTGCGGTGGTTGCGAGCGCTAGTGTACCAGGGCGTGACGTGGCCGGCGACGCTGCTGATGACCTGGCCGCGCGTGATCGCGCGCGACAAACTGAAGGGCGTCGAGGGGCCGCTGCTGATCATCTCCAATCACGTCGCGTATTTGGATATCGGGTTCCTGCTGTGGGCCTTACCTTGGCGGTATCGGACGCGCCTGGCGGTGGCGATGCTCGGGGAGTTGCTGGTCGCTATGCGGCATCCGCCGAAAGAGATGAACTGGTTCCAGCGGATTCGCGAGAAACTCGACTACGGGCTCGTCGTCACGTTGTTCAACGTGTTTCCGATATTCCAGAAGTACGGGTTCCGCGAGAGCTTCGCGTTCGCCGGCGAAGCCGTGGATCGGGGGTATAGCGTCGTCGTCTTTCCGGAAGGTCGCCGGACGGATACGGGCGAGATGCAGCCGTTCCAATCAGGCGTCGGACTGCTCGCGCAGAAGCTGGATTTACCAGTGCTGCCGATGCGGATCGACGGGCTGTATGAGCTACGCCTGAAGAAGCAGCGGTTCTCGCGGAAGGGAACGATCACGGTTCGGATTGGGGAGCCGGTGAAGTATCCGGCGAATGCGGCTGCGGAGAGCATCGCGAGGGATCTGGAGCGGAGAGTCAGAAACCTTTAG
- a CDS encoding DUF5668 domain-containing protein: MITLVFIFLAILIVAALFARTTPVGKSPEKSTCKPAVTSSLITGLVLIGIGVTFLLDRFGLVNAEHIWNFWPLIFVVPGLIKLTGPGSVGDRVWGAFLVLFGAVLILHEFGKFPYGWNYLWPLFLIVAGGLLMWQSYQTKRDGLSLSGEDDVRVFSVFGGSEQHVNSQRFRGGQLVAVFGGYQLDLTQAEIEGEQAVLDATSIFGGGEIRIPRHWNVLIKGIGVFGGYGDETGKYPKDTSKPAKALVVKGIAMFGGVSVKY; this comes from the coding sequence ATGATCACCCTGGTCTTCATCTTCTTAGCGATACTCATCGTGGCCGCCCTGTTCGCGCGAACGACACCGGTGGGTAAATCACCGGAGAAATCCACCTGCAAACCGGCCGTTACCAGTAGCCTCATCACCGGCCTCGTGCTCATCGGCATCGGTGTTACGTTTCTTCTTGATCGCTTTGGACTCGTAAACGCCGAGCATATCTGGAACTTCTGGCCTCTAATCTTCGTGGTTCCCGGGCTCATCAAACTCACCGGTCCCGGCTCGGTCGGTGATCGCGTCTGGGGCGCTTTCCTCGTCCTCTTCGGAGCTGTCCTCATCCTCCACGAATTTGGAAAGTTTCCTTACGGATGGAACTACCTGTGGCCTCTTTTCCTGATCGTCGCCGGTGGCCTCCTGATGTGGCAGTCCTACCAGACCAAGCGCGATGGCCTTTCTTTGTCCGGCGAAGACGATGTTCGCGTCTTCAGCGTGTTCGGGGGCAGCGAACAGCACGTCAACTCGCAGCGCTTTCGCGGAGGCCAACTCGTCGCCGTCTTCGGCGGATACCAGCTTGACCTCACGCAGGCCGAAATTGAAGGCGAGCAGGCCGTTCTCGACGCCACCTCGATCTTTGGCGGCGGCGAAATCCGCATCCCTCGTCACTGGAACGTCCTGATCAAGGGCATCGGCGTCTTTGGCGGCTACGGTGATGAAACCGGAAAGTATCCGAAAGATACTTCCAAGCCCGCGAAAGCCCTGGTCGTCAAAGGCATCGCTATGTTCGGCGGAGTTTCCGTCAAGTACTAA